Proteins from a single region of Plasmodium gaboni strain SY75 chromosome 2, whole genome shotgun sequence:
- a CDS encoding putative GDP-fructose:GMP antiporter codes for MRNNLIVFICISLYLISSITSVFINKYVLMENIIDSVLLIFVQHISCLMFMFFFKDIFFLKKKRNEKNIKEYIISLYKGIKELWPLIITFNFTLVFGNICLKYTNISFYQLARSMTLPFNFFFSYFFFKQIKFNLLMIISCIIVSIGFFIFSLDAVNTNYNSVLYGTIVSIIQAIHLNLIKEKLIIYKDKMLMLYYNLIYSSIILFIYLFITRDILVLVNLDKRLTFYLFLSCISSIFVTFSSFLCIHYTDNVVFNMFGNVKSTVQTFMSKYYNSENFNTHTMIGIILTTLGSCIYTCSNEYSKKSKIKSK; via the exons atgagAAATAATTTGATTGTGTTTATTTGTATAAGCTTGTATTTAATATCATCCATAACGTCTGtgtttataaataaatatgtgttaatggaaaatattatagatagtgttttattaatatttgtaCAACATATATCTTGTTTGATgtttatgtttttttttaaagatatattttttttaaaaaaaaaaagaaatgaaaaaaatattaaagaatatattatttctttatataaaggAATAAAAGAGTTATGGCCATTAATTATAACATTTAATTTTACATTAGTTTTTGgaaatatatgtttaaaatatacaaacATATCTTTTTATCAGCTAGCCAGATCTATGACATTACcattcaatttttttttttcttactttttttttaaacaaataaaatttaatcttttaatgataatatcATGTATCATAGTGTCCATAGgatttttcattttttctcTCGACGCCGTAAATACAAATTATAATTCTGTATTATACG GTACCATCGTTTCAATTATTCAGGCTATACACCTTAATTTGATAAAGGAgaaattaattatatacaaagATAAAATGCTCATGTTATATTacaatttaatatattcttcaattattttatttatatatttgtttataaCAAGAGATATACTTGTCCTAGTGAATTTGGATAAGCGACTTACTTTCtatctttttttatcat GTATATCCTCCATATTTGTTACCTTCTCTTCTTTTCTTTGCATTCATTATACAGATAATGttgtttttaatatgtttGGTAATGTAAAATCTACTGTGCAAACATTTATGAgtaaatattataactCCGAAAATTTTAATACACACACCATGATAGGAATAATATTAACCACCTTGGGGTCTTGTATATATACGTGTTCTAATGAATATTCAAAGAAAAGCAAAATCAAGAGCAAATGA
- a CDS encoding hypothetical protein (conserved Plasmodium protein, unknown function): protein MNTHKNNERFDEYSLNNNLNLNAYLNMSNEAQNNFLVNRRNDMNYEMYNSINSGHMSNINNNTNNLQDAYINKELHYMNSDKINISKNHQNVHMAAYNNMDKKNLNNNMIPLNNNINMTTDDQNYFYHSTTNNKINNTMKENNFNNNMNIVNNTFYNNPDNSFLNITRNENEQGIYVNNNIINNFNNQSVDKNINNNSNINKNVESINKFNHLYNMQNMHPFIPNMTNGKNGNLENNANLSNNVNSVSTISELHNFNYVNNMDMNSMSMNNMNNMDMNNMNNMNNMNNMNMNSMSMNNMDMNNINMNNMNMNNMNMNNMDMNTMNMNNINMNNINMNNINMNNINVNNMDMNNMKNLANFNHAYQYNSIPQFNSSSRFNNITQVNNGISHNVNHVSNFNNTAHLDNSNNMNRLSVVNNVSDINSLHDPLNEMHVLNKNVNMQNENHFNGMNDEMKNFNNVQRINSISHIPYMNNLKNYNENTNVMKGKGSTNRKKSNNVKINNNSGSVNARAIFENNQSAAHSNVPMGNVDKVIKHDRLDNDLKNMNNMNNMNNINNINNMNNMNNMNNTSILNNNNKKISKRGRAKKNSTININNINKMNNANNKSSVINMNNMNNMNNMNNMNNMNNMNNMNNINNVNNINNVNNMFNVNPQMNIMGLMKDINNNKLMNNYVNDNNIMNIEGSMNENYNFEGTLNNKNISNNNNINDKGGCLNTLNKSKSSSYIKSNRNLTIPVNMYMNNTNMHNSKAYVNYENQSWMAQQACNNKNILLNEGPRHIDNNNINNNNNNNNNNNNNNNNNNNNNNNNNNNDLNNNNNNNHSIINNNIVQGIHRGSVINNQNLDDLSYNPNDIFLEKNTLTNYNEMLGSAYNNMYDKNVIKGNMNLIGKHSNYDLMKNGHMINEYKLNMPEIQKGMNEVGKKKAPRRRAKTINLKSINRFNTVSLGLKGNPNMDNTDNMNNMVNMNNMNNMVNMNNMNNMVNMNNMNNMNNMNNMNNMNNVNNMNNMNNVNNMNNMNNVNNMNNMNHMNNMNNVNHIDNNMVHNLNHMVSNLNYMDNNTNHMNNNINNAGNNLNGEFSKRISYNHSKSSENIKEMMQPHNEANDISGNNISDSNNITLNKNIVEMILRNNKPSIDKNMHDSVNRSYTSFLMNIGSSFLKKKKTSEIKNGGNNIENNKGTVIMNNQVEEKGKSENKSMLEIKKEEQIKNVVYNNNNNNEKDQTGDQLQNTYYKQDQLQDQNKNQGQIQGQNQENKLDQLQNQDNKIEQLQNQDHRQDQLQNQDNKLDQLQNQDNKIEQLQNQDNKQDQLQDQNKNQGQNQENKLDQLQTHDQYQYQNQNHHQYQFQYQCHYPYQYQVQGVGEAINNKEMEENINKLNDESDENNNLENMDEEEITNKSVISNTMNMLELKNENNNEMMINNIKKEEEISAQIMEPAKKRGRKKGSKMIHKNITNEHILSQLKEPKRKGRKRKTWIQQLDNYNKLEDNKLKEYTNNIDIRDDNKANTQNGDVTTNDVTTLCCNKRAKYEIINPNSIRNMFTLLRNKLSNLNVKNTMNSHSEINMLINNFLYILKVMNKHKQMLENIYTISFTNIDDICVRNYLEKHFPLIKGYRNKYEITDDHFVQGNGDRRLSKEINCLSENGDIALNENHEQNEENENNQNNQNYENNQNNQNYQNYQNNQNNDMSPNNIPLIHKNVKDENNFETVFLKTRSSFSSVDSNIIHIDNIQNFKLSNSSENKLNQFEKKTVLLSNDILCETKNEIEQSCMNSQEKEENYLH, encoded by the coding sequence atgaatacacataaaaataatgaacGTTTTGATGAATATTCtttgaataataatttaaatttgAATGCATACCTAAACATGTCAAATGAGGCtcaaaataattttttagTAAATAGAAGGAATGATATGAATTATGAAATGTATAATTCTATTAATTCTGGACACATGTctaatataaataataatacaaataatttacaagatgcttatataaataaagaattacattatatgaacagtgataaaataaatatatcgAAAAATCATCAGAATGTTCATATGGCAgcatataataatatggataaAAAGAActtaaataataatatgataccattaaataataatattaatatgacGACAGATGATCAAAactatttttatcattcaactacaaataataaaattaataatacaatGAAGGAAAATAActttaataataatatgaatattgtaaataatactttttataataaccCTGATAATAGCTTTCTTAATATTACAAGAAATGAAAACGAACAAggtatatatgtaaataataatatcatcaACAATTTTAACAACCAAAGTgtagataaaaatattaataataatagtaatataaacaaaaacGTAGAATCTATAAATAAATTCAATCATTTATACAACATGCAAAACATGCATCCTTTCATTCCAAATATGACTAATGGAAAAAATGGGAACCTGGAAAACAATGCAAACTTATCCAACAATGTAAATAGTGTAAGTACTATAAGTGAATTGcataattttaattatgTGAATAATATGGACATGAATAGTATGAGcatgaataatatgaataatatggacatgaataatatgaataatatgaataatatgaataatatgaacatGAATAGTATGAGCATGAATAATATGGAcatgaataatataaacatgaataatatgaacatgaataatatgaatatgaataatatggaCATGAACACTATGAAcatgaataatataaacatgaataatataaacatgaataatataaacatgaataatataaacgTGAATAACATGgatatgaataatatgaaaaatcTAGCTAATTTTAACCATGCATATCAATATAACAGTATTCCTCAATTTAATAGTTCATCACgttttaataatataactCAGGTTAATAATGGGATATCTCACAACGTTAATCATGTGTCcaattttaataatacaGCGCATTTGGAcaattcaaataatatgaatagATTAAGTGTAGTCAATAATGTAAGTGACATTAATTCTTTGCATGACCCATTGAATGAAATGCatgtattaaataaaaatgtaaatatgCAGAACGAGAACCATTTTAATGGTATGAATGATGAGATGAAAAATTTTAACAATGTACAGCGCATTAATAGTATATCACATATTCCTTATATGAATAATctgaaaaattataatgaaaatacGAATGTAATGAAAGGCAAGGGAAGTACgaatagaaaaaaaagtaataacGTAAAAATTAATAACAATTCTGGGAGTGTAAATGCGCGAGCGatatttgaaaataatcAGAGTGCTGCACATAGTAATGTTCCGATGGGAAACGTTGATAAGGTAATTAAACATGATCGTTTGGATAATGATctgaaaaatatgaataatatgaataatatgaataatattaacaatattaacaatatgaataatatgaataatatgaataatacaagtattttaaataataataataagaaaatttCCAAAAGAGGAAGGGCCAAGAAAAATAGTACcattaatataaataatattaataaaatgaataatgCGAATAACAAGAGTAGTGTAATCAATATGAACAATATGaacaatatgaataatatgaataatatgaataatatgaataatatgaataatatgaataatattaataatgtgaataatatcaataatGTGAACAATATGTTTAATGTAAACCCCCAAATGAATATCATGGGTTTAATgaaagatataaataacaataaacttatgaataattatgttaatgataataatataatgaatattGAAGGTAGCATGAATGagaattataattttgagggtacattaaataataaaaacatttcaaataataataatataaatgataagGGTGGTTGTTTAAATACATTGAATAAAAGTAAAAGTAGTTCTTATATAAAATCTAATAGAAATCTTACAATACCAgttaatatgtatatgaaTAATACAAACATGCATAATTCAAAAGCTTATGTAAACTATGAAAATCAAAGTTGGATGGCACAACAAGcttgtaataataaaaacatcTTATTAAATGAAGGTCCAAGGcatattgataataataatattaataacaataataacaataataacaataacaacaataataacaataataacaataataacaataataacaataacaataatgatcttaacaacaataataataataatcacagtattattaataataatattgttcAGGGTATACATCGTGGAAGTGTAATAAATAACCAGAATTTAGACGATCTATCTTATAACCCTAATGATATTTTTcttgaaaaaaatacacttacgaattataatgaaatgTTAGGATCtgcatataataatatgtatgataaaaatgttataaaagGTAATATGAATCTTATCGGCAAGCATAGTAATTATGACTTAATGAAGAATGGTCATATgataaatgaatataaattaaatatgCCAGAAATTCAAAAGGGTATGAATGAAGTggggaaaaaaaaagcacCTCGTAGGAGAGCTAAAAcaattaatttaaaaagtaTAAACCGTTTTAATACTGTTTCTTTAGGTTTGAAGGGAAATCCTAATATGGATAATACTGacaatatgaataatatggtcaatatgaataatatgaataatatggtcaatatgaataatatgaataatatggtcaatatgaataatatgaacaatatgaataatatgaataatatgaataatatgaataatgtgaacaatatgaataatatgaataatgtgaacaatatgaataatatgaataatgtgaacaatatgaacaatatgaaccatatgaacaatatgaataatgtgaaccatatagataataatatggtTCATAATTTGAACCATATGGTTAGCAACTTGAATTATATggataataatacaaaccatatgaataataacATTAACAATGCAGGTAATAATTTGAATGGTGAATTTTCCAAGCGAATTTCATATAACCATTCAAAGAGTAgtgaaaatataaaagagATGATGCAACCTCATAATGAAGCAAATGATATATCaggaaataatataagtgatagtaataatattactCTAAATAAGAACATTGTAGAAATGATTTTAAGAAATAACAAACCCAGCatagataaaaatatgcaTGATAGTGTCAATAGATCATATACTAGCTTCTTAATGAATATTGGATCTTCctttttaaagaaaaaaaaaacatcagaaattaaaaatggGGGAAATAATATCGAAAATAATAAAGGTACAGTAATTATGAACAATCAGGTAGAAGAGAAAGGGAAAAGTGAAAATAAGAGCATGTTGGAGATAAAAAAAGAggaacaaataaaaaatgtagtatataataataataataataatgaaaaagatCAAACTGGGGATCAACTTcaaaatacatattataagCAAGACCAACTTCAAgatcaaaataaaaatcaaGGTCAAATTCAAGGTCAAAATCAAGAAAATAAGCTAGACCAACTTCAAAATCAAGATAATAAGATAGAACAACTTCAAAATCAAGATCATAGGCAAGACCAACTTCAAAATCAAGATAATAAGCTAGATCAACTTCAAAATCAAGATAATAAGATAGAACAACTTCAAAATCAAGATAATAAGCAAGACCAACTTCAAgatcaaaataaaaatcaaGGTCAAAATCAAGAAAATAAGCTAGACCAACTTCAAACCCACGATCAGTATCAATATCAAAATCAAAACCACCATCAATATCAATTTCAATACCAATGTCATTACCCATATCAATACCAGGTCCAGGGAGTAGGCGAGGcaataaataataaagaaatgGAAGAAAACataaacaaattaaatGACGAATCggatgaaaataataatttggaaaatatggatgaagaagaaataaCTAACAAATCAGTAATAAGCAATACAATGAATATGTTAGAACtgaaaaatgaaaataataatgagaTGATGAttaacaatataaaaaaagaagaagaaatatCTGCACAAATAATGGAACCAGCAAAAAAGAGGGGAAGGAAAAAAGGAAGTAAAATGATCCACAAAAATATTACGAATGAACATATTTTATCTCAGTTAAAAGAACCAAAGAGAAAAGGAAGAAAACGTAAAACATGGATACAACAATtagataattataataaacttgaagataataaattaaaagaatatacaaataatatagacATAAGAGATGATAATAAAGCAAATACACAAAATGGAGATGTAACAACAAATGATGTAACTACATTATGTTGTAATAAAAGAGCAAAATATGAAATCATTAATCCAAATAGTATTCGAAATATGTTTACTTtattaagaaataaattaagtaatttaaatgtaaaaaatacaatGAATAGCCATTctgaaataaatatgttaattaataattttttatatatcttaaAAGTAATGAATAAACATAAACAAATgttagaaaatatatataccatCAGTTTTACAAATATTGATGATATATGTGTAAGAAATTATTTAGAAAAACATTTCCCTCTTATAAAAGGatatagaaataaatatgaaattaCTGATGATCACTTCGTTCAAGGAAACGGTGATCGTCGCCTGTCCAAGGAGATTAATTGTTTAAGTGAAAATGGGGATATTGCTTTAAATGAGAACCATGAACAAAAcgaagaaaatgaaaataatcaaaataatcaaaattatgaaaataatcaaaataatcaaaattatcaaaattatcaaaataatcaaaataatgatatgtCACCAAATAACATCCCTCTTATTCATAAAAACGTAAAGGATGAAAACAATTTTGAAACagtatttttaaaaacacGTAGTTCTTTTAGTAGTGTAGAtagtaatattattcatattgataatatacaaaattttAAACTTTCCAATTCTTcagaaaataaattaaaccaatttgaaaaaaaaactgTATTATTATCCAATGATATTTTATGTGAAACCAAAAATGAAATTGAGCAAAGTTGCATGAACAGTCAggaaaaagaagaaaattaCCTGCACTAG